A single genomic interval of Arachis duranensis cultivar V14167 chromosome 7, aradu.V14167.gnm2.J7QH, whole genome shotgun sequence harbors:
- the LOC107496966 gene encoding 40S ribosomal protein S4-1 — protein MARGLKKHLKRLNAPKHWMLDKLGGAFAPKPSSGPHKSRECLPLILILRNRLKYALTYREVIAILMQRHVLVDNKVRTDKTYPAGFMDVVSIPKTNENFRLLYDTKGRFRLHSIRDEEAKFKLCKVRSVQFGQKGIPYLNTYDGRTIRYPDPLIRANDTIKLDLEENKIVDFIKFDVGNVVMVTGGRNRGRVGVIKNREKHKGSFETIHVQDAMGHEFATRMGNVFTIGKGSKPWVSLPKGKGIKLTIIEEARKRTAAQQAVTA, from the exons ATG GCAAGGGGATTGAAGAAGCATTTGAAGAGGCTTAATGCCCCCAAGCATTGGATGCTTGACAAATTGGGTGGTGCTTTT GCACCTAAGCCGTCATCTGGACCACACAAGTCTAGGGAGTGCCTTCCACTGATACTCATCCTGCGAAACAGGTTGAAGTATGCCCTCACATACCGGGAAGTTATTGCTATTCTGATGCAGCGTCATGTGCTTGTTGATAACAAGGTCAGGACTGACAAGACATATCCAGCTGGTTTTATGG ACGTTGTATCAATTCCCAAGACAAATGAGAACTTTCGCCTTCTCTATGACACCAAGGGCCGATTCCGTCTCCACTCAATCCGCGATGAGGAGGCCAAG TTTAAGCTCTGTAAGGTTCGCTCAGTTCAATTTGGGCAAAAGGGTATCCCATACCTCAACACCTATGATGGTCGCACCATCCGCTATCCTGATCCTCTCATCAGGGCTAATGACACCATTAAGTTGGATCTTGAGGAAAACAAGATTGTTGATTTCATCAAATTCGATGTTGGGAATGTTGTTATGGTCACTGGTGGAAGGAACAGAGGGCGTGTTGGAGTGATCAAGAACAGGGAGAAGCATAAGGGAAGTTTTGAGACAATCCATGTTCAGGATGCCATGGGACATGAATTCGCAACCCGTATGGGCAATGTGTTCACCATTGGCAAGGGATCAAAGCCGTGGGTGTCACTTCCAAAGGGCAAGGGTATCAAGCTTACAATCATTGAGGAAGCTAGGAAAAGGACTGCCGCACAACAGGCCGTCACTGCTTAA